In the genome of Pontibacter actiniarum, the window ACTCATTTATACCTTGGGATTATACTTTTCTGCTTCATTCGCTTTAGCTTAGTGCAGGAGCCGGCAAAGTATAACTAGGCCGGGCTGCCGCACCGTATACTTAATTTAACCTGGTACACCTAGCTTTGTTGCGCAGGCAACGGGGCTGCTGTACTTTAAAACGATACAGATACATGGAAATAGCAACATTCGGCAACGGGTGCTTCTGGTGTACAGAAGCCATCTTTCAGGATTTGAACGGGGTGGAGAAGGTGGTTTCGGGCTATGCCGGTGGCCAGGTAGAGGACCCTACTTACAAGCAGGTGTGCTCCGGCTCCACAGGGCATGCAGAGGTACTCCAGATTTCCTACGACCCGCAGGTTATCAGCTATGCGGAGCTGCTGGAGATCTTCTGGAAGACCCACGACCCTACCACGCTCAACCGCCAGGGGAACGATGTGGGGACGCAGTACCGCTCCGTTATCTTCTACCATAACGAGGAGCAAAAGCAACTGGCCGAGAAGTACAAGCAGGAACTGGATGCCTCCGGTGCCTTCCCCGATCCCATCGTGACGACCATAGAGCCGATGACCAAGTTCTGGCCAGCCGAAAACTATCACCAGAACTACTTTAACACGCACGGCGAGGAGCCCTACTGCCGGTTTCTGATTCGCCCGAAAGTGGAGAAGTTCAGACAGGTGTTTAAGCACAAGCTAAAGGCTGAGCACAGCGGCAGCTAGCGCTGCCGCCGCTGTACTGTTTTACCCCTGTGGCAGCACCGGGAGCGGTACTTTGTTTGCTGCCAGGTTGGCGCCCGCTGGAGGCACAGGCTGTTGCTTTAACTCCAGCGGCCCTGCACAAGTATAACCCGGGCAAAACTCCGACTAACTTCTGATATCCCTTGCGCACCTACTTCAAGAAACGCTACAACAGCTTTAAGTTTGCCTTCCAGGGCCTTGTCTCCGCCGTCAGGTCAGAGCCGCACATGCGCCTGCACCTGCTTTCGGCAGTCGGTGTGGCGGCGGCCGGCTTTGCCTTCGGCATCACCAAAACGGAGTGGTGCCTGGTGGTGGGGTGCATCGGGCTGGTGGTAACGGCAGAGGTGCTCAACACGGCCATCGAAACGGTGGTGAACCTGGTGTCCCCGGAGTTTCACCCGCTGGCAGGCAGGGCAAAGGACCTGGCAGCCGCTGCCGTGCTGATAGCCGCTATTGCGGCGGCAATTGTAGGCCTCATCGTTTTCCTGCCTTACGTTCTGTCTTTTGCCGAACTGTACTTCGGGGCCGAAACCACAGTGTAACGGTTAAGCGGCGACAGTACTGGTCGGGAGAAAAAGATGTTTTAAACCTCAAATTGCCTAAATTGCACCCGTATGAACAAAGAGCAACAGGCACCCTCCTTCAGAAGCAGCCTCTGGGCAGTAGCCTTTAGTGCCTGCCTGGCTGTAGCGGGTTGCAAACCTGCCGACACAACGGCAAGCACCGCCACTGCTGCACAGGCACACCCGGACTGGCTAACCAAGCTGATCGGGGAGCTGGAGCTGGAGATGCCAGCCAATCCGCCGGCCAGAATTTACAGCTATACTTATAACGGCCAGCAAGTATACTTCCTCACCGGCAGGTGCTGCGATGTGCCCAGCAAGCTGTACGATGCCCAAGGCAACGTGCTGTGCGAGCCGGACGGAGGCATAACGGGTAGGGGAGACGGCCGCTGCACCGATTTTTTTGAGCAACGCCAGAATGAAACCATAGTTTGGGAAGATAAAAGAAAAAGCTAACACACATGACCGGAAACGACGTACTGAAGAACCTATCAGAATATAACATCTGGGCAAACAAAACCATGCTGGATGTATTCAGCAGCCTGCCTGAGGTACCTGCCAACGCGCTGCGCCTGCAAAGCCACGCCCTAAACGCGCAGGCCATCTGGATTGCTCGCATTACCGGCACCGAAAGCCCTGTGAAAGTATGGCAGGAGCACAACCTGGAGGAGCTGAAGAAACTGCACGAAAGTGCTTCCTACAGAATCGCGGAGCTGGTGGCCAACGCAGACGAAGCAGAGTTCAACCGCCTCATCGACTACACTAACAGCCAGGGGCACAAGTACAGCACGCGCGTACTCGATATCCTGACGCACGCCTTTAACCACGCCACCTACCACCGCGCACAGGTTGCCACCGACCTGCGCAAAAACGGCCATACCCCTCCCAACACAGATTACGTTACCTACGTGCGTGAGCTGATGGGCCAGGTATACTAGGTATTTGACGAAAGAACTCCTTGATGAAGGAGAAAGGACAAAAGAGAAAAATAAAAGAGGGCTCTTCTTTGAGAAGAGCCCTCTTTTATTTTATGGCAGAATTTCAACGTGTTCTACAAAGCCAAGTTTCTTTGTCTATTAGTCCTTTGCCAAAGGCACTACTCCTGTGGCAGCTCCACCACGCCTAAGTCTTTGATCTGGTCCTGCGACACGCTTACGTTCTCCACCGTTTTGTTGTGCAGGTCGCCCTCGGTGTAGAACTTAACGGTATACGTACCCGCCGGAACGCCCTTGATCAGGAAATCGCCGTTTTCGTTGGCGTACCCGCCGATGGTGTCGTTGGCAGCTGAGATAACGTAGATGCCGGGCTTGTATGCAGCAGGGGTTACCTGGCCTTTAATGCCTCCGGCAATCGCCTTGGTAATGGTGCGTACCACCGGCTTCAGGTTATAGCCACCGTTGCCCTTCGGCACCACAGATTTGGCTGCATCAAAGTCGAGCAGCACCATGTAGGTTACATCATCCTCCAGGTCGGCATTCAGTTGCAGCTTTACGCCTGAGGTTTGGCCGCTTGGTGTTTTCAGCTTCACCTCCGTGCCGTCTTTCAGCACCACAGAGTTATCGTCGCCAAGTATAAGCCGGATCTGGGAAATGCGGCCCACAGGCAGCTCTGCACTGGCTAGCAGCGTGTCGCGGCCGTTGGCAAAGTCCAGCAGGTTGTATACCCCCGGGTGAATCTCATCCAGCGTTATCCAGCCGTTTTCCTCATCGCCATCGCCTTTGTGCACCTGCACCGATTCGATCTCAACGTTAACCTTGGCATAGTCGCCCGGCGCGTCGGTCATGCGTACTTCCATACGGGCTGTGCCGTCGCTATCACTGTCGCTGTCGCAAGAGCTGAACCCCATCAGCCCGCTCAGCAGCAAAGGGAAAAAATACTTTTTCTTCATAAGTAATTGCACTAGTTAAACACACTATGCTTAAAGGAAAGCTCCTTTTACAGACCTAAACGGAGGAAAGTTGCACTTTAATATATAGTGAACAAAAAATAAACCCCAGCAGAAGAAATTCTTCTGCTGGGGTCAGGGCAACGCCCGCAGGCAGGGCAGGCTTGCGGGTGTCGCCTATTGATTTTTAGTTGTGTCCGGCTGCGCGGCAGGTTTGGTCAGGCCCTTCAGAAAGCCCCCCACTTTATCGGCGGCCTGTTTCTTTATCTGCTGCTCTGCCTCCAGGCGCTTCTTCTCCAGCTCTTGACGCGCCCTCTGCTCTGCCTCCAGCTTCTTTCGGTTCAGCTCGGCCTGCACGCTATCCTGCAGCTGCTGCTTCCGCTCTGCCGCCTCCTGCTTCACCACGTTCAGTTTGTCTTCTACCACCGTCTTCACAATGTCGGTTGCCTTTTCTTTTACAGAGCCGCCAGCCAGGGATATTCTAGGGTTGCTGTAGGTTCCCTCCACGTTCAGCTTCAGGGTAACGCGCTCAGTGTTACCCAGGCTCTGGCCGCCCAGCAGGTTCGTTAAGCTGGCATTCAGTTGCTGGCCTACCTTTCCGGTCGGCACGTTTAGCGCGGTTACATAGTCTATGCTGCCGTCTGCCGCCGTGCTGCCGCCCACCGTCATACCCATGTTTCCGACGTTCATGTCAAAAGGCTTCACCACCAGCTTTCCGTCCACAATCTCCGCGTCTATCACCTTGTTCTCCACCACAAAGCTGCGGAGCTCTTCAAAGTTGGTCAGGTTGCTGATCTTCTCTACAATCGGCACATCGCGCACAGCGGCCCGCAGCACCTTAATAACACCGGTACCGTCCAAGGTCTGGAAGACCGGCACCATGTCTTGCCCAAGCTCACCGGCAAAGGCAAAGTTGGTAGAGAACTTACCCTCCAGCACTTTGGCGATAGGAGCGAAGGCCTGCACCGTGTTAAAGGCGCTGAAAGCCTCTTTAAACCCGAGGTTCTGGATATCCAGCTTCATGTCGAAAAGCGGGCGCAGCAGGTCCTGCGTGTTATAGCTTCCGCTGGTGGCAAAGGTACCGCCCAGCGTATTGAAGGTTACTTTATTCAGCCTGGCCACCTTGTCCTTCACCTGCACCTGGCCGCTCACGTTGTTGAGCTTGAGGTTAGAGTACAGCACCTGCTTGGCATCGATATTCATGGTCACGTCCATGTTGGCAGGCACCTCCACCACACCTTCTGTAGATGCATCCGCAGGGGCTCCCTCATCATCCACCATCCATTCGTTCACATCGAAGCGGTTGGAGCTGATGTTGAAGTTGCCGCGCAGCGACTGGTTATCGGCCAGGGCATAGCCCAGGTAGTTCGACACAGAGCCGCTAGCCGCGAAATCGCTCTTGCCCAGGTAGCCGTTCATGTTCTGCAGGTTAATGCGCTCGTTGTTAAAGTTGGCGTTGGCGCTGGAGATCTTCATCCCCTGCGGCAGCTCCTCGCTCACGAAGTGGAGGTCATTGATGGCCATGGTACCGTTTGCCGTGATGTTGTTGTACTTCTCAGCCTCCACATCGCTCAACTTACCTTTCGCAGCGATGTCGGCTTTAATACGGCCGGACACCGTCATGCCTTCCTGCGGGAAGATCTTCGTTAGCTTTGTCAGGTCCAGGATACCCTTGATGCGGCCGTCGAAAGCAGGTTTGTCTACCCCCACAATCAACATACGGCCCTCCAGCGGCTCCCCATCCAGGCTCATGTTAAAGCGCTCCACGTTGATGCGGGTGTCGTCGGTGTTGCCGGTGGTGTTAACCACATTGGTTACCATGTTCAGGTTCTGAATAGGCGCCGGAAAATCTTTGGACTTGATGTAGCCGTTGATCAGGTTCAGGTCCGCGTCGATGACCGGCATGCGCGATTCGGAGTAGGTGCCTTTGGCGTCTGCATCCACTTTCAGCAGTCCGCGCAGCGTCAAGCCCTCAATCGGGTACACCTTCGTCAGTTCGGCCAGGTCCACGTTGGCCTTCACGTTGCCGTCCACCTGCATCACATCCAGGCCATTGATCAGGACCCTGGCATCGATCGGGTTCTTGCCCAGATCCACGTGGAACTGGCGCACGGCGATGTTGGTGTTTTGCGGTGTGCCGTCTTTGCTCACCACACTCATATCCACGTTAATGTTGCGGGCCGCCTCCGGCAGGTCCGGGTACTTGAACATACCCTCCGCTATCTTCAGGTCCACACCATAGCCGGGCATCAGGGTGTCGATCATGCGGCCCTTCAAGAAGCCGTCGAAGCTCAGCTTGCCCGCTGTTTTAATATCCTCAAACTGCTCACTGTACATACCCGGCACCACCGACAGCACATTTCGGAAATCTGTTTCGGTAGCGCTGAAGGTCAGGTCAAAGTCAATGGCCTCCTCCGGCATCAGGATAGTACCGTCGAACTTAAACGGAAAGGCATTTACCCGGATGTTGTTGTCCTTGAAAGTATAAAGCGATTTCTCCAGGTCTATGGCCATGGTCACATCGGCGTCCAGCTTGGCGTTCTCGAGGTAGTTCACCCCGTCAAAGGTCACCGTCACGCGGTCTGAGGTCGTCTCCGACACCATGTCGAACACATCCTGCTCAAAGTCACCGCTGCCGGTATGCTGCACGTTGTAGGCGGCAAAGCCAAACGGAATGCTCAGGTCGTCGTAAAAGATGGTGCCGTTGTTGACCTCCCAGCCTTTAATGGCCATGTTGAAGTCTGAGGCGGCGGTATCAGCCGCTGTAGCGGCCGTGGTGTCTTCTATAAAGATATCCCAGTTGGCCTTGCCGCTTTTCAGCACCAGGAGCCGGATTACGGGCTCTTCCAGTTCGATGGAGTTTACCTTTACCTCATCCCCGAAAACGCTGAAAAGGTTTAGCCCCATGCGGAAGGAGGGGATCTTGGCCAGCGTGTCGGTAGCGAAGGAATCCTGCCCTATCACCGTGAGGTTCTCCACGCCCAGCGAAAGGTTCGGGAAGTTGCGCAGCAGCGAGAGGCTCACATCTTCTGTTTTGTATAAAACTTTGGCATTGATATTTTTTGCGATCTCTTTGTCTAGGGCCTGCTTGATTTTATCTTTGAAAAGAAGCGGCACCAGCGCCGCTGCGGCAAACAGCAGGGCCAGGAAGATAAAAAAGCCTATGACTACTTTTTTCATGTTTTGTGGCAGTAGTTTGGGTGTTGAAATTGATACTATAGCTAAACTAGTTAATTTATAGCTAAAACCGTGCTAATTACGTTTAGCTTTTAATTTGTACATACTTTAACTGTAGCGCGAAGAATAGATTGCACAGCATGGGCAGAGGTTTAAAGAAATTATTTTTGTTGTACATCGCCTGCCTGAGCGCCTGCTGTGCCGCCGCGCAGGATGTGCAGTATACGCAGCAGTACGCAAACCGCCTGTACCTGAACCCCGCCTTTGCCGGCATCAACAGTGGCTGGAGCGTAGCGCTCTCGCACCGGAAGCAGTGGCCCGCCCTCAACGGCTCCTTCATCACCAACTCCCTTGCGGCAGACCTCCGCATACCTGATTCGAAAAGTGCAATTAGCCTACTGCTGCAGCAGGACCGCACCGGCATCGGAGGACTACAAAAACTACAGGGCAGCCTCGCCTACGCCTACCATACGAACATCAGCAGCAGTTGGTCGGCCTCCGCGGGCCTGCAGGCAAGCGTGGCGTCGCTCCGGGTAAACTACGGCAACCTGGTCTTCGGCGATCAGCTTTCCGACAACGGCATGGTGGCCGTAACCTCGGCAGAAGTAAATCAGTTTCAGCCAAATACTTATGTGGATTTCACGGTAGGCGGCCTCGTGTACTCCGACCAGTTCTGGGCCGGCCTAACGGCGGCACACCTGAACAAACCCTCCTACGGCTTCGGTGAGCAAACGGAGCTGCCCCTGCGCTTTACGGCCATTGCAGGCTATAAATTTTACGCCAGGTCATACGTAGAGCAGGGAAATCTGTTTGAACTGAGCTTTTCTCCCACCGCCACCTACATACATCAGCAAAGTTCTAAAAGATTAGATTTAGGGCTGTATACTAATTACACACCGCTTACGTTAGGTTTTATATACAAAGGAGTACCCGTCATCGGGGGAACTAACCAAGACCAATCCTTGTCAGTAATAGCAGGCCTGCAGCTAAAGCAGCTAAAGGTGGGCTTTAGCCATGATGTTGGCCTGAAAGGGTTGAGCAGGGAAGTAGGCGGAACAAACGAAATTTCACTCATTTTTGAACGCAGGGCTATTAACAATTTGTTTAGAAGCCGCTTAAGCGACAAATTTAACAGAAACATTGTTTGTCCGGCATTCTAATATTATTTATAATTGCACATTAATCTACGTTACAAGAACCTTATCTTAATTGGTTACTATTTTATGAAGTTAATCAAGTATTTATCGGCTGCGGTTGTGGGGGGCTTCCTGTTGACCGCCTGCTCAAAGGGCGGCCAACCGACAAGCACAAACCCAGGAGACTATAGCTCTGCCACCGGCGCTGAGTATGGCGAGGACGAAGAGGCTTTCGATGTTGCCGACTATGCTGAGTTTCCGCAGGGGCCGGGCCTGATCTTTATTGAAGGTGGCCGTACGGTGCTGGGCTCTATGGAAGAGGATATTGCCATGACCCGCGACAACGTGGAGCGTACGGTAACGGTAGCCTCGTTCTATATGGACGAAACCGAGGTAGCAAACATTCACTGGCTGGAGTACCTGCACGACCTGAAGCGTGACTCTCTGCCAGAAGTATACCAGGCGGCTTTGCCAGACACAACTGTGTGGTCTCGCCAACTGTCTTTCAACGACCCTTACGTAACGTACTACCTACGCTACCCAGGCTTCCGCTTCTTCCCTGTAGTGGGTGTGAGCTGGCTGCAGGCAAACGACTTCTGCGTATGGCGTACGGCTAAAGTAAACGAAAACCTTGCTAAAGAGGCCACTGGCGGTGGTGGCAGAAGAGGCCTGTTTGGCCGCGGTGGCGGCGACGAAGCGGTAGAAGGCGAAAAGCCGTCTATCGAGTCTGGCTATGTACTGCCGAACTACCGTCTCCCAACAGAGGCAGAGTGGGAGTACGCTGCACAGGCCATGATCGGTACGCAGTACTCTGAAGACGAAAACCAGAACAACCGCCGCCTGTACCCATGGGATGGCCACCAGGTGCGTAACCCGTATGGCAAAGAGATGGGTAAGTTTATGGCTAACTTCAAGCGTGGCCGCGGTGACTATGCCGGTATCGCCGGTTCCCTCAACGACGGTGCGATGATCACGGATTATATCTACGCTTACCCGCCAAACGACTTTGGTCTGTATAACATGGCCGGCAACGTAAACGAGTGGGTACAGGACGTTTACCGCCCGCTTTCTTACCAGGACGTAGAAGACCTGAACCCTTTCCGCCGCGATGGCTACCTGGACGAGTCCAACAACTACGACTCCAGCGAAGGCTACCATTCTTTGGTTAACGATGAGGTTCGCGTGTACAAAGGAGGTTCTTGGAAAGACGTAGCATACTGGTTGTCTCCGGGCACACGCCGCTTCATGGCGCAGGACTCGTCTACCGCTACTATCGGTTTCCGTTGCGCCATGATCAACGCAGGCTCAAACAGATAGAACCACAGTAACATACTATACAAAAAGCCCGGAAGCAGTTCCGGGCTTTTTACATTTATACAATACATGAGCAAGAACACACAAGGGCATAAAATCATCTTCCGCTTCCACAGCGACTTGTTTGGCAAAGAAATCACCGAAACGCTTTGGGCACTGGAGGTGGACGCCAGCCAAAATCTCTACCAGATAGACAGCATCCCGACGTTTGCGCCACTTATAGCCACCGAGGATGTTGTGCGCGCTGAGTTTGACGCCATGGAGGAGGGCCTGCTTTACAAGGAAACAGTAACCCCGTCGGGCAACTCCACCATACAGGTTATCCGCCAGAACGAAGACACGCCCCTGCTGGACCTGCGCAAACGCTTTGCGGAGCTAGGCTGCGTGTCAGAAGAGGTGAACGAAGACTTTTTTGTGCTGGAGGTGCCAATGAACGTGAATTACGCCGTTGTGAAGGAAGTGCTGGATGAGTTGGAGGAGCAGGAAGAGGTAGAGTATGCAGAGCCATCGCTTTCTGATGTGCACCGCGAGCAAACAGGCGGATAAGCATAGGAACCGCCTCTGGTGCAAGCGTCCGCTCGTGCCGCTTACCGCTGTGGTGAAAGTATACCTGCTCGGATGCAGCAACGGCTGTTGTGGCTTGTGTAAAAGCCATTTGCGAAGGCATAAACGTACGAGCATGCCACATCACACCGCCTTGGTGAAGTATGCGTAAAGTTAGTTCTGTACAAGTAGGCCAAGCAGGCGTTCCGGCAGAAACGGCCACACGAAACAAAAGAAACTACAAAAGGGGATGCCGGTAGCGGCATCCCCTTTTGTAAGCTCAGGCCTGCAGGCAAGGCGGTTATTTCTTCTCCACCGCCGGCACCAAGCCCAGCACTTCGCTAGTATAGCCTCTTATCTTCTCCAGCAGCTGCGGGTTATCGGCAAGCGACTGCCCGTAGGAAGGAATCATCTCCTTCATCTTCTTTTGCCACTCCTCCGTATTCAGGCGCTCCATAAAGCAGCGCTCCAGAAGCCCCAGCATGATAGACACAGCCGTAGACGCGCCAGGGGAGGCACCCAGCAAAGCAGCCAGCGTACAGTTGGCACCACTCACCACCTCTGTACCGAACTCCAGCACCCCGCCTTTTTCAGGGTCTTTTTTGATGATCTGCACCCGTTGCCCGGCAACCTCTAGCTCCCAATCCGCTGCCTTGGCATCCGGGAAGTACTGCCTCAAAGCTTCCAGCCTGTCCTCCGGCGACTGTCGCACCTGGTCGATCAGGTAGCGGGTCAGGGCCAGGTTCTTTATCCCCGCCGACAGCATGGGGCGCAGGTTGTTTGGCTTGATAGACTTCGGCAAATCAAAGAAGGAGCCTTTTTTGAGGAACTTGGTAGAGAAACCGGCATAGGGCCCGAACAGCAGCTCGCGGCGGCCATTGATGTAGCGGGTGTCCAGGTGCGGCACCGACATAGGCGGCGAGCCAACGGCAGCTTTACCGTATACTTTGGCGCGGTGGCGTTCGATCACCTCGCGGTTCGTACACTTCAGCCACTGCCCGCTTACCGGGAAGCCGCCGTAGCCCTGGCCCTCCGGAATGTCTGATTTTTCCAGCAGCGGCAGGGCTCCTCCTCCGGCACCAATAAAGACGTACCGGGCGTACACGTTCCGTTTCTCACCTGTTTTCAGGTCCTTCACCCTCACGCGCCAACGCCCGTCCTCCCGCTGGCGCAGTTTCCGAACCTCATGGCTAAAGTGCATCTTAACGCCCGCTTCCTCCTGCAGGTGCTTAAACATGCTGCGTGTCAGGGCGCCGAAGTTCACATCCGTCCCCAGGTCCATGCGCGTGGCGGCCACTTTTTCCGATGCGTCGCGCCCCTCCATAATCAGCGGCACCCACTCCTTTAGCTGCTCCCGGTCCTCGGAATAGATCATGTCGTCGAACAGGTGGCACTTTACCATGGCCTCATAGCGCTTGCGCAGGAAGTTCACATTATCCTCGCCCCACACGAAGCTCATGTGCGGTATGTTCTTAATAAACGATGTCGGCAGCTCTATAATGTTGTGCTGGATCAGGTAAGCCCAAAACTGCTTCGAGATCTCAAAGGACTCGGCAATGCGCACAGCCTTGGTCGTATCGATGGAGCCATCGGGTGTTTCGGGGGTGTAGTTCAGTTCACAGAAGGCAGAGTGGCCGGTCCCGGCGTTGTTCCAGGCATCGGAGCTTTCGGCGGCAGCTACGTCCAGCCGTTCAAAAACCTCCAGCTTAAGGTTTGGCTGCAGTTCCTTCAGCATCATGCCCAGCGTGGCGCTCATAATTCCCGCACCGATCAGCACGACATCCGGCATATTCTCTGTATCGTCTTGTTGTCTCATATTAGTTCCTCAGGTTTAAAGTACGCCCGCAAGGGCAGCAACAGCTTTAGAATAGATTACGGGAAAAAAGCCTTTTTTGATAAGAACCGGCCCAACCGCTTTGCCAGCCACGGGCACAAGCACCCAAAAGAAAGGTTAGGCTGCCGCGATGGTGGCTACGCTTACCTCTGCGGCTCCTGCCGCCAGCAAGGCCACGGCACAGGCCTCCAGCGTCGCGCCGGTGGTCATCACATCGTCCACCAGGAGCACGCGCTTGCCCTGCACCTGCTCCGGCTTTGCCACCCGAAACACCTGCTCCACATTCTGCCAGCGGTCAAAGCGGCTTTTGCGGGTTTGGGTTCCGGTGTCGGCAGTGCGGGCGAGCACCTGGCCATGGCAGGGCAGCTGCATACTTTGGCCCAGCCCGCGGGCAAAGCACTCGGACTGGTTATAGCCACGGCGGCGCTGTTTGTGCTTGTGCAGCGGCACCGGCACGATCAGGTCAAAGTGCTGGCTGTAGGCGTAGTCGGAGAGGAGGGAGCCGTAGCGCTGCCCCAGGTGCTCCCCCAGCTCCTGGGCGCCTTTGTACTTGAGTTGGTGCAGGAGCCGCTGCACCCGCCCCTTCGGTATAAAGTGCAGGTAGGAGAAGGCAAACCGCACCGGCACCTTACCCCAGAACCTGCGCTGCAAAGGGTTCAGCTCGGTTGCCCCATGCACGTGGAAATCGGTGTACGGCAGCTTTACACTACAATTGGTACAGACGTAGTGCTCACCCCGCGCCAGCGATCCGCTGCAGGCGTAGCAGCTTTCCGGGAACAGCAAACTGAGCAGGTCTTCGAACATTGGCCAGCGTGTGCGGTTTAAGGTATTCTAATGATTTTGACGTAACTTTATACTTGGACTAAATTAAAAGCCATCCATAACAAGAATACCTAACAATGAGCTTAGTAGAAGAATTCAACGACTACCGTACGCGCATGAACGAGCGCATTATGTCTTACGACAATAAAGTGATAAAGCGTTTCTTTAACCTCGACACCAACACCTACATGGAGGGTGCCCTGGATGTAAAAACGAAGGAGATGCTGGGCCTGGTGGCCTCTATGGTGCT includes:
- a CDS encoding malate:quinone oxidoreductase encodes the protein MRQQDDTENMPDVVLIGAGIMSATLGMMLKELQPNLKLEVFERLDVAAAESSDAWNNAGTGHSAFCELNYTPETPDGSIDTTKAVRIAESFEISKQFWAYLIQHNIIELPTSFIKNIPHMSFVWGEDNVNFLRKRYEAMVKCHLFDDMIYSEDREQLKEWVPLIMEGRDASEKVAATRMDLGTDVNFGALTRSMFKHLQEEAGVKMHFSHEVRKLRQREDGRWRVRVKDLKTGEKRNVYARYVFIGAGGGALPLLEKSDIPEGQGYGGFPVSGQWLKCTNREVIERHRAKVYGKAAVGSPPMSVPHLDTRYINGRRELLFGPYAGFSTKFLKKGSFFDLPKSIKPNNLRPMLSAGIKNLALTRYLIDQVRQSPEDRLEALRQYFPDAKAADWELEVAGQRVQIIKKDPEKGGVLEFGTEVVSGANCTLAALLGASPGASTAVSIMLGLLERCFMERLNTEEWQKKMKEMIPSYGQSLADNPQLLEKIRGYTSEVLGLVPAVEKK
- a CDS encoding ComF family protein produces the protein MFEDLLSLLFPESCYACSGSLARGEHYVCTNCSVKLPYTDFHVHGATELNPLQRRFWGKVPVRFAFSYLHFIPKGRVQRLLHQLKYKGAQELGEHLGQRYGSLLSDYAYSQHFDLIVPVPLHKHKQRRRGYNQSECFARGLGQSMQLPCHGQVLARTADTGTQTRKSRFDRWQNVEQVFRVAKPEQVQGKRVLLVDDVMTTGATLEACAVALLAAGAAEVSVATIAAA